One region of Streptomyces sp. NBC_00442 genomic DNA includes:
- a CDS encoding NYN domain-containing protein, protein MDRCVVLVDAGYLLGAAASLLAGEPARSRITVDHAALIQGLRERAEADTQQPLLRIYWFDGAPDRVPQPEHRRLRVMPRVTVRLGALTRSDGRWAQKGVDAAMHAELTELARNRACSDVVLVTGDGDLLPGLMSAKEHGVAVHLWAVQAADGDYNQSEDLVAEADERRVLDRAWITRAVRARDLTGICAPAPAPRPEIAAILSAPLPESALAASAERAAEAQAAAVRDAAAPPEAPSENGAAVPGPTGAKGVPTPKDLASLRGPGSAPAAPAQPASATLRWSSDKGWVERPGSALGESPETASLPTLAQLTSAEQRWADREEDITTVGGDPYEVGQVFARRWMERLPEPTHVQKLSTMYPRIPHRIDGELLRYAARFGLLAHKDDQIDEHDRYAIRAGFWREIDVRAAAERQPAGE, encoded by the coding sequence ATGGACCGCTGCGTCGTCCTGGTGGATGCCGGCTACCTGCTCGGTGCCGCCGCGAGTCTGCTCGCCGGAGAGCCGGCCCGTTCCCGCATCACCGTCGACCATGCCGCCCTGATCCAGGGGCTCCGCGAGCGCGCCGAGGCCGACACCCAGCAACCCCTCCTGCGCATCTACTGGTTCGACGGCGCCCCCGACCGGGTCCCGCAGCCCGAGCACCGCCGGCTGCGCGTGATGCCCAGGGTGACGGTCCGCCTCGGCGCTCTGACCCGCAGCGACGGACGCTGGGCGCAGAAGGGCGTGGACGCGGCGATGCACGCCGAGCTGACCGAACTCGCCCGCAACCGGGCCTGCTCGGACGTGGTCCTGGTGACCGGCGACGGCGACCTGCTTCCGGGTCTCATGTCCGCCAAGGAACACGGCGTCGCCGTGCACCTGTGGGCCGTGCAGGCCGCCGACGGCGACTACAACCAGTCCGAGGACCTCGTCGCCGAGGCCGACGAACGCCGGGTGCTCGACCGCGCCTGGATCACCCGCGCGGTCCGCGCCAGGGACCTCACCGGCATCTGCGCTCCCGCCCCCGCCCCGCGCCCCGAGATCGCCGCGATCCTCTCCGCCCCGCTGCCCGAATCGGCGCTCGCCGCCTCGGCCGAGCGGGCCGCCGAGGCCCAGGCCGCGGCGGTGCGGGACGCCGCGGCGCCGCCGGAGGCACCCAGCGAGAACGGCGCCGCGGTGCCCGGCCCGACCGGCGCCAAGGGCGTACCGACCCCGAAGGACCTGGCCTCCCTGCGCGGCCCCGGCAGCGCCCCGGCCGCCCCCGCGCAGCCCGCGTCGGCCACCCTGCGCTGGTCCTCCGACAAGGGCTGGGTGGAGCGGCCGGGCTCCGCGCTCGGCGAATCCCCCGAGACGGCGTCCCTGCCCACGCTCGCGCAGCTCACCAGCGCCGAGCAGCGCTGGGCCGACCGCGAGGAGGACATCACCACCGTGGGCGGCGACCCCTACGAAGTGGGCCAGGTCTTCGCGCGGCGCTGGATGGAACGCCTCCCCGAGCCCACGCATGTACAGAAGCTGTCCACCATGTACCCCCGCATCCCGCACCGCATCGACGGTGAACTCCTGCGCTACGCCGCCCGGTTCGGACTTCTCGCGCACAAGGACGACCAGATCGACGAGCACGACCGGTACGCGATCCGGGCCGGGTTCTGGCGCGAGATCGACGTACGGGCGGCCGCCGAGCGCCAGCCGGCCGGCGAGTAG
- a CDS encoding ABC transporter ATP-binding protein: protein MSTGTAAARAGTVCAVRGLVKTYPAARGGRGAPGTPEVRATDGISLDVRGGEIFGLLGPNGAGKSTLVRQLTGLMRPDAGTVDVLGHDLVRHPERAARLIAYLGQESTALDELTVALAAETTGRLRGLTLREARAERDAVLAELGLGDIAGRPLKKLSGGQRRLACFATALVGERPVLVLDEPTTGMDPVARRAVWSAVDRRRAERGATVLLVTHNVIEAETVLDRVAVMERGKVIACDTPAGLKARVADEVRVELVWRDRAPVEVPEVAALRAAAQESGRRWTLRLSPERARAAVATVTGGPAFAALDDFTLATPSLEDVYLALGGRTEGLVKA from the coding sequence GTGAGTACCGGCACAGCAGCGGCACGGGCCGGCACCGTTTGCGCGGTGCGGGGCCTGGTCAAGACGTACCCCGCGGCGCGGGGCGGGCGAGGTGCGCCCGGTACGCCCGAGGTCCGGGCCACCGACGGGATCAGCCTGGACGTGCGGGGCGGCGAGATCTTCGGCCTGCTCGGCCCCAACGGCGCCGGCAAGTCCACCCTCGTACGCCAACTGACCGGGCTCATGCGGCCCGACGCCGGCACGGTCGACGTGCTCGGGCACGACCTGGTCCGCCACCCCGAACGCGCGGCCCGCCTCATCGCCTACCTCGGCCAGGAATCGACCGCGCTCGACGAGCTGACCGTCGCGCTCGCCGCCGAGACCACCGGCCGGCTGCGCGGACTCACCCTGCGCGAGGCGCGCGCCGAACGCGACGCCGTCCTCGCCGAACTGGGCCTCGGAGACATCGCCGGGCGCCCGCTCAAGAAGCTCTCCGGCGGCCAGCGGCGCCTGGCCTGCTTCGCCACCGCCCTCGTCGGCGAGCGCCCCGTCCTGGTCCTGGACGAGCCCACCACCGGCATGGACCCGGTGGCCCGGCGGGCCGTGTGGTCCGCCGTCGACCGGCGCCGGGCCGAACGCGGCGCCACCGTCCTGCTCGTCACCCACAACGTCATCGAGGCCGAGACCGTGCTCGACCGGGTCGCCGTGATGGAACGCGGCAAGGTCATCGCCTGCGACACCCCCGCCGGGCTCAAGGCCCGCGTCGCCGACGAGGTGCGGGTCGAGCTCGTGTGGCGCGACCGCGCCCCCGTCGAGGTCCCGGAGGTCGCGGCGCTGCGCGCGGCGGCCCAGGAGTCCGGCCGGCGCTGGACGCTGCGGCTCAGCCCCGAGCGGGCCCGTGCCGCGGTCGCGACCGTCACCGGCGGCCCGGCCTTCGCCGCGCTCGACGACTTCACCCTGGCCACGCCGAGCCTGGAAGACGTCTACCTCGCCCTCGGCGGCCGCACGGAAGGGCTGGTGAAGGCGTGA
- a CDS encoding ABC transporter permease, whose amino-acid sequence MSAIPLESTVETVGGRTPLSGTAERPGADDAAPLAPRARLLPALAAVYRAQLSRARVSRIPLLFVATFQSVGIMILMRGVVDGGSEARAVVAGSSVLVVAFVALNLLAQYFGRLRADGGLDHYATLPVPPASVVLGTAAAYASFTVPGTAVTAVLGCLLFGLPMGHLWILAAVIPLAGAALSGLGAALGLLAPRQELATLFGQLGMSAALLLGVLPASRLPGPIAYARDLLPSTYGVEAFAHSFDAHPDWGLVGLDLGVCAAVGVVSLAAAAWAYRRAAVR is encoded by the coding sequence GTGAGCGCCATTCCCCTGGAGAGCACCGTCGAGACGGTCGGCGGCCGGACCCCGCTCAGCGGGACCGCCGAGCGCCCCGGCGCCGACGACGCCGCACCGCTCGCCCCCCGGGCCCGCCTGCTGCCCGCGCTCGCCGCCGTCTACCGCGCCCAGCTCTCACGGGCCAGGGTCTCCCGCATCCCGCTCCTGTTCGTCGCCACGTTCCAGTCCGTCGGCATCATGATCCTCATGCGGGGCGTCGTGGACGGCGGGAGCGAGGCCCGTGCGGTGGTCGCCGGATCGAGCGTGCTCGTCGTCGCCTTCGTCGCGCTCAACCTGCTCGCCCAGTACTTCGGCCGGCTGCGCGCCGACGGCGGCCTCGACCACTACGCGACGCTGCCCGTGCCGCCCGCCTCCGTGGTCCTCGGCACCGCCGCCGCGTACGCCTCGTTCACCGTGCCCGGCACCGCCGTCACCGCCGTCCTCGGCTGCCTCCTGTTCGGCCTTCCGATGGGACACCTGTGGATCCTGGCCGCGGTGATCCCGCTCGCCGGAGCCGCCCTTTCCGGGCTGGGCGCGGCCCTCGGGCTGCTCGCGCCGCGCCAGGAACTCGCCACGCTGTTCGGCCAGTTGGGCATGTCGGCTGCGCTGCTGCTCGGCGTGCTCCCGGCGTCCCGGCTGCCGGGCCCCATCGCGTACGCCCGTGATCTGCTGCCCTCCACCTACGGGGTGGAGGCCTTCGCGCACAGCTTCGACGCGCACCCCGACTGGGGTCTGGTCGGGCTCGACCTCGGCGTGTGCGCGGCCGTCGGCGTCGTCTCGCTGGCCGCGGCGGCGTGGGCCTATCGCCGGGCAGCGGTCCGGTGA
- the ybaK gene encoding Cys-tRNA(Pro) deacylase: MAKKKQQSGGTPATVALTAAGTAFTVHAYAHDPASASYGEEAAQALGVSAERVFKTLVADVDGELTVAVVPVAGSLDLKALASAVGGKRAAMADPAAAERTTGYVRGGISPLGQRKKLRTVLDDSASAHATICVSAGRRGLEVELSPADLAALTGALLAPIGRV; this comes from the coding sequence TTGGCCAAGAAGAAGCAGCAGAGCGGCGGCACCCCGGCGACGGTGGCCCTGACGGCTGCGGGCACCGCGTTCACCGTGCACGCCTACGCGCACGACCCGGCCTCCGCCTCGTACGGCGAGGAGGCGGCGCAGGCCCTCGGGGTGAGCGCGGAGCGGGTGTTCAAGACGCTGGTCGCCGACGTGGACGGCGAGCTGACGGTGGCCGTGGTTCCGGTGGCGGGCTCGCTCGACCTCAAGGCGCTCGCCTCGGCGGTCGGCGGCAAGCGGGCCGCGATGGCCGATCCGGCGGCCGCCGAGCGCACCACCGGCTATGTGCGGGGCGGCATCTCGCCGCTCGGCCAGCGCAAGAAGCTCCGTACGGTCCTGGACGACTCGGCGTCGGCGCACGCCACGATCTGTGTCTCGGCGGGCCGGCGCGGCCTGGAGGTCGAGCTGTCCCCCGCCGATCTGGCGGCCCTCACCGGAGCCCTGCTGGCGCCGATCGGGCGCGTGTAG
- a CDS encoding LON peptidase substrate-binding domain-containing protein, which translates to MTTARLPLFPLNSVLFPGLVLPLNIFEERYRAMMRDLLKTGTDASGPSGPEDDAGDEPRRFAVVAIRDGREVAPTAPGLPDRTATADKGPAAGFGADPIQAFHRVGCVADAATIRERPDGSFEVLATGTSRIRILSVDASGPYLTAEYEEVPEEPGEEAGALAEGVLRAFRSYQKRLAGARERSLAGTADLPDEPSVVSYLVAAAAVLDVPAKQRLLQAPDTATRLREELQLLRAETAVIRHLPSLPAVDLTRTPTSPN; encoded by the coding sequence GTGACCACCGCACGCCTCCCCCTCTTCCCGCTCAACTCGGTCCTGTTCCCCGGGCTCGTCCTGCCGCTGAACATCTTCGAGGAGCGCTATCGCGCCATGATGCGCGATCTGCTGAAGACCGGCACCGACGCTTCCGGCCCGTCCGGCCCCGAGGACGACGCCGGCGACGAGCCGCGCCGCTTCGCCGTCGTGGCGATCCGGGACGGGCGGGAGGTCGCCCCGACCGCCCCCGGGCTTCCCGACCGCACCGCGACGGCCGACAAGGGCCCCGCCGCCGGCTTTGGCGCCGATCCGATCCAGGCCTTCCACCGGGTGGGCTGCGTCGCGGACGCGGCCACCATCCGGGAGCGCCCGGACGGCAGCTTCGAGGTGCTCGCCACCGGCACGTCGCGCATCCGCATCCTGTCGGTCGACGCGAGCGGGCCGTATCTGACGGCCGAGTACGAGGAGGTGCCCGAGGAGCCGGGCGAGGAGGCGGGCGCGCTCGCCGAGGGCGTCCTGCGGGCGTTCCGCTCGTACCAGAAGCGGCTCGCGGGCGCCCGTGAACGGTCGCTGGCCGGCACCGCCGACCTGCCCGACGAGCCCTCCGTCGTGTCCTATCTGGTCGCCGCGGCCGCCGTCCTGGACGTCCCGGCCAAGCAGCGCCTGCTCCAGGCGCCCGACACCGCGACCCGGCTGCGCGAGGAACTGCAGCTGCTGCGCGCGGAGACGGCGGTCATCCGCCATCTGCCCTCGCTGCCCGCGGTGGATCTGACGCGCACCCCGACCAGCCCCAACTGA
- a CDS encoding oxidoreductase, which produces MTEAPDPGEAPDWLSPAELGMWQAFRNGSTYDLRTRNPVRDDPFAVRPWGPERSVRARVVALLLLSGPPALPGRVAALKLTGVQITGLLNLSGGTVTPYVELNNCRFENEVLLPEAHFTTVRMVSCAIPRLEAARLTTEGDLHLPRCRVPGGIRLTDAHIGTDLLLSQAVVHGDRNGRSIAADGLLVGQDLQADLIESYGELSLRAAKVGVTLSLRGSRLINPDGGRALNAPQLIVERTLYLTSAAVYPGGNQAGTTPPYGTQYGTQYGTPYGANYTNTPVRGTLIQPFECRGGLRLDDGRFGDAVDLAQSRVVMSDVQELSLRRIQTPELRFTGQRAERGKVVLSGARVVNLVDMADSWPRPGHLTMNGFAYENLIPIGTFTLAQRLDWVTAATPEYGPEPYERLAGVLRGSGEDADAREVLLAKQRRRRETLPLAAKAWGVLQDLTVAYGYRPGRAALWMAVLWAAGTLAFSHYDPRPIKPDEHPDWNAALYALDLLIPVVNLGQDGYWRLSGVWQWAAALLILLGWILATTVAAGASRLLRRG; this is translated from the coding sequence TTGACCGAAGCGCCCGATCCGGGGGAGGCACCGGACTGGCTCAGCCCGGCGGAGCTGGGCATGTGGCAGGCCTTCCGCAACGGCAGTACGTACGATCTGCGCACCCGCAACCCCGTGCGCGACGACCCGTTCGCGGTGCGCCCCTGGGGGCCCGAGCGCAGCGTGCGGGCCAGGGTGGTGGCGCTGCTCCTGCTGAGCGGGCCGCCCGCGCTGCCCGGCCGGGTCGCCGCGCTCAAGCTCACCGGGGTGCAGATCACCGGCCTGCTCAACCTGTCCGGCGGCACGGTCACCCCGTACGTCGAGCTGAACAACTGCCGCTTCGAGAACGAAGTCCTGCTCCCCGAGGCCCACTTCACGACCGTGCGCATGGTGAGCTGCGCGATTCCGCGTCTTGAGGCGGCCAGGCTGACCACCGAGGGCGATCTGCACCTGCCGCGCTGCCGCGTCCCGGGCGGTATCCGCCTGACCGACGCGCACATCGGCACCGACCTCCTGCTCAGCCAGGCCGTGGTGCACGGTGACCGCAACGGCCGCTCGATCGCGGCGGACGGGCTCCTGGTCGGCCAGGACCTCCAGGCCGACCTCATCGAGTCCTACGGAGAGCTGAGCCTGCGCGCGGCGAAAGTGGGGGTGACGCTGAGCCTGCGCGGCAGCCGGCTCATCAACCCGGACGGCGGGCGGGCGCTCAACGCGCCGCAGCTGATCGTCGAGCGCACCCTGTATCTGACGTCGGCGGCCGTCTATCCCGGCGGCAACCAGGCGGGCACCACCCCGCCGTACGGGACGCAGTACGGGACCCAGTACGGCACTCCGTACGGGGCGAACTACACCAACACGCCGGTGCGCGGCACTCTTATTCAGCCGTTCGAATGCCGGGGCGGTCTGCGCCTGGACGACGGGCGGTTCGGGGACGCGGTGGACCTGGCGCAGTCCCGTGTCGTCATGAGCGACGTGCAGGAGCTGTCGTTGCGCCGCATCCAGACGCCGGAGCTGCGCTTCACCGGGCAGCGCGCCGAGCGCGGCAAGGTGGTGCTGTCCGGCGCGCGGGTCGTCAACCTCGTCGACATGGCGGACAGCTGGCCGCGGCCCGGCCATTTGACGATGAACGGCTTCGCCTACGAGAACCTCATCCCGATCGGCACGTTCACGCTGGCCCAGCGCCTGGACTGGGTGACGGCGGCGACCCCCGAGTACGGGCCCGAACCCTATGAGCGGCTCGCCGGCGTGCTGCGGGGCAGCGGCGAGGACGCGGACGCCCGCGAGGTGCTGCTCGCCAAGCAGCGCAGGCGCCGCGAGACGCTGCCGCTGGCCGCGAAGGCGTGGGGCGTGCTCCAGGACCTGACGGTGGCGTACGGCTACCGGCCGGGGCGGGCCGCGCTGTGGATGGCGGTCCTGTGGGCGGCCGGCACCCTCGCCTTCTCGCACTACGACCCCCGGCCGATCAAGCCCGACGAGCACCCCGACTGGAACGCGGCGCTGTACGCCCTCGATCTGCTCATCCCGGTGGTCAACCTGGGCCAGGACGGCTACTGGCGGCTCTCCGGCGTCTGGCAGTGGGCGGCGGCCCTGCTGATCCTGCTTGGCTGGATCCTGGCGACGACGGTGGCGGCGGGCGCCTCGCGACTGCTGCGGCGCGGCTGA